A single Elaeis guineensis isolate ETL-2024a chromosome 15, EG11, whole genome shotgun sequence DNA region contains:
- the LOC105057926 gene encoding uncharacterized protein has product MASQTIESYREAAEVYHGDDLCKKKSIELLEELGLPKGLLPLVDIEEFGYNRAAGFLWLIQKKKKEHTFKKIKQTVSYATEVTAFVEQRKMKKITGVKTKELLLWLSVVEVYIDDPSLEKITFKTGTGLSDTFPVAAFELE; this is encoded by the coding sequence ATGGCATCCCAGACCATCGAGAGCTACCGAGAAGCTGCCGAGGTCTATCATGGTGATGACCTCTGTAAGAAGAAGTCTATTGAATTGCTTGAAGAGCTTGGCCTTCCAAAAGGTCTGCTACCCCTCGTCGATATTGAGGAGTTTGGCTACAATCGTGCAGCTGGATTTTTGTGGCTCatccagaagaagaagaaagagcatACATTCAAGAAGATCAAACAGACGGTATCGTATGCCACCGAGGTGACGGCCTTCGTGGAGCAAcgcaagatgaagaagataacAGGGGTGAAGACGAAGGAGTTGTTGCTATGGCTTTCTGTTGTGGAGGTGTACATTGATGATCCCTCGTTGGAAAAGATCACTTTCAAGACCGGTACCGGACTATCTGATACCTTTCCAGTCGCTGCCTTTGAGCTTGAGTAG